One genomic segment of Nerophis lumbriciformis linkage group LG20, RoL_Nlum_v2.1, whole genome shotgun sequence includes these proteins:
- the LOC140679617 gene encoding uncharacterized protein, with product MDDYCYAKMATSAKREHERESTSSKSPTEIKTKDEDLQQLIGNPEEVSPQLGGSSTLKQETPQPPCIKKEEEELCITQEGECLLGREEADYTKFPLSILSLKTENVEEKPQVDNLLAPLSDSEAEDEVEEPLSSDKDCEGDMRTHTDNKHSECSSKKRGQSCLNCSVCAKSFTRKSNLAQHMRTHTGEKPFNCSVCGKSFSQNCTLTAHMKTHTGEKPFECLVCGKSFALNSRLTQHMRTHIGEKTCYCSVCGKSFNQNSSLTQHMKTHTGEKPFKCLVCGKSFPLNCRLTQHMRTHTGEKTFNCSFCGKSFSQNSDLTEHMRTHTGEKPFNCSVCGKSFSQNRSLTKHMKTHTGEKTFICSVCGKGFSQNVHLTQHMTTHTGEKTFNCSVCGKSFSHNCNLTQHMRTHTGEKPFNCSVCGKSFYRNCRLTQHMKTHTGEKPFKCLVCGKRFSQNCRLTLHMRTHTGEKTCNCSVCGKIFSRNSSLTEHMRRHTGEKPFNCLICGENFSIKSHLTEHMRTHTGEKPFSCSVCCKRFPHNADAVKHMRTHKGK from the coding sequence acctccagcagctgatcggtaatccagaagaagtttcccctcagttaggggggagctccactttgaagcaggagactccacaaccaccctgcattaaaaaggaagaggaggaactctgcatcactcaggagggagagtgtcttctaggacgagaggaagctgattacaccaagtttccactgagtattctctctcTGAAGACTGAAAAtgttgaagagaaaccacaagtagacaacctcttagctccactatcagatagtgaggctgaagacgaggttgaagaacctttgagcagcgataaagactgtgaaggtgatatgaggactcacactgacaacaaacactctgaatgctcttcAAAGAAGAGAGGTCAATCATGTTTGaactgctcagtttgtgctaaaagttttacaagaaagaGCAATTTGGCTCAacatatgagaacacacacaggtgaaaaaccatttaattgttcagtttgtggaaaaagcttttctcaaaattgcaCTTTGACTGCACATATGAAAACACACACGGGTGAAAAACCATTTGAATGtttagtttgtggcaaaagctttgctCTAAATAGccgtttgactcaacacatgagaacacacataggtgaaaaaacatgttattgttcagtttgtggtaaaagctttaaTCAAAATAgcagtttgactcaacacatgaaaacacacacaggtgagaaaccatttaaatgtttagtttgtggcaaaagctttcctCTAAATTGccgtttgactcaacacatgagaacacacacgggtGAAAAAACGTTTAATTGTTCATTTTGTggaaaaagcttttctcaaaatagtgatttgactgaacacatgagaacacacacaggtgaaaaaccttttaattgttcagtttgtggaaaaagcttttctcaaaataggtctttgactaaacacatgaaaacacacacaggtgaaaaaacatttatttgttcagtttgtggcaaaggctTTTCTCAAAATGTCCAtttaactcaacacatgacaacacacacaggtgaaaaaacatttaattgttcagtttgtggcaaaagcttttctcacaattgcaatttgactcaacacatgagaacacacacaggtgaaaaaccatttaattgttcagtttgtggtaaaagttttTATCGAAATTGccgtttgactcaacacatgaaaacacacacaggtgagaaaccattTAAATGTTTAGTTTGTGGCAAAAGATTTTCTCAAAATTGCCGTTTGActctacacatgagaacacacacaggggaaaaaacatgtaattgttcagtttgtggcaaaatatTTTCTCGAAATAGctctttgactgaacacatgagaagacacacaggtgaaaaaccatttaactgtTTGATTTGTGGTGAAAACTTTTCTATTAAGAgccatttgactgaacacatgagaacacacacaggtgaaaaaccatttagttgttcagtctgctgtaaaaggttcccacataatgcagacgcagtaaaacacatgagaacacacaagggaaaataa